The proteins below are encoded in one region of Pseudoduganella armeniaca:
- a CDS encoding DUF4936 family protein yields MADLYVYYKVRDADTAPLRERVHALQRELAATHGVAPQLKRRPAGQDGLQTWMEVYPDVGAGFADALEQACARADIAPLLAGPRHNEVFTDLP; encoded by the coding sequence ATGGCCGACCTGTACGTCTACTACAAAGTACGCGACGCCGATACGGCGCCGCTGCGCGAGCGCGTCCATGCGCTGCAGCGCGAGCTGGCGGCCACGCACGGCGTGGCGCCGCAACTGAAACGCCGGCCCGCCGGACAGGACGGGCTGCAGACGTGGATGGAAGTCTATCCCGACGTCGGCGCCGGCTTTGCCGACGCGCTGGAACAAGCCTGCGCCCGGGCGGACATCGCGCCGCTTCTGGCCGGTCCCCGCCAC